A genomic window from Candidatus Woesearchaeota archaeon includes:
- a CDS encoding DsbA family protein, producing the protein MAEKHEKTETPVQEKEAPKQLFVITTENIWKITTVVLAIVVIGFIVQNFMGTERGDTADTGDSGDSGDAGDSGDTAEVIDVELSDADQVKGEEDAPVTIVEYSDFQCPFCKRFYEQTLPSIEEKYIATGKVKLVYRHFPLSFHQNAQVAAESAECAGDQDKFWEMHDMLFENGSGDGTGLSKEDILGYAETLELDVTAFTECLDSGKYTEKVADDMTMGASQGVSGTPGFLVNGVLVVGAQPFSVFEAAIEAALAE; encoded by the coding sequence ATGGCAGAAAAGCATGAAAAAACAGAAACACCAGTTCAGGAAAAAGAAGCACCAAAGCAATTATTTGTTATCACAACAGAAAATATTTGGAAGATAACAACAGTAGTACTAGCAATTGTGGTCATCGGATTTATTGTCCAGAATTTTATGGGCACAGAAAGAGGAGATACTGCAGACACTGGAGACAGTGGCGATAGTGGAGATGCAGGAGATAGCGGAGACACAGCAGAAGTTATTGATGTTGAACTCTCAGACGCAGATCAAGTAAAAGGAGAAGAAGATGCTCCGGTGACGATTGTGGAATACAGCGATTTCCAATGTCCGTTCTGTAAACGATTTTATGAGCAGACACTTCCAAGCATTGAAGAAAAGTACATTGCAACAGGAAAAGTAAAACTAGTGTACAGACACTTCCCATTAAGTTTCCATCAGAATGCGCAGGTTGCAGCAGAAAGTGCAGAATGTGCTGGTGATCAGGACAAGTTCTGGGAAATGCATGATATGTTATTTGAAAATGGCTCAGGCGATGGGACAGGCTTAAGCAAAGAAGATATTCTTGGCTATGCAGAAACGCTTGAGTTAGACGTTACAGCATTTACAGAATGCCTTGATTCAGGCAAGTACACAGAGAAAGTTGCAGATGACATGACTATGGGCGCAAGTCAGGGAGTTTCAGGAACACCTGGATTTTTAGTCAACGGCGTATTAGTTGTTGGCGCGCAGCCATTTAGTGTTTTCGAAGCAGCAATCGAAGCAGCGCTTGCAGAATAG